A part of Dermacentor variabilis isolate Ectoservices chromosome 10, ASM5094787v1, whole genome shotgun sequence genomic DNA contains:
- the LOC142560807 gene encoding transcription factor Jun-like — METTFYEDSSGGNSARPTMHQPAQQQQQQQLSRREELSSRKRSMTLDLNSAGRPERSKQARCSGLLTSPDLNMLQLASPELERLIIAHNGLVTTPTPTPTTLFSRTATEEQEQYARGFVDALAQLHQQQQAPQQQPPALQQHTTSGPDMSDSGASTSNDSFILPSSSEHSATGGDVKDEPQTVPRLGATPPLSPIDMRDQERIKLERKRLRNRIAASKCRKRKLERISRLEEKVNALKSENAELGSMVSLLRDQVCRLKQEVMTHVKQGCQIMVSSYAP, encoded by the coding sequence ATGGAGACCACTTTCTACGAGGACAGTAGCGGAGGCAACAGCGCGCGCCCAACGATGCATCAGCcagcacagcaacagcagcagcagcagctgtcgaGGCGCGAGGAGTTGAGCTCGCGCAAGCGGAGCATGACCCTGGACTTGAACAGCGCGGGGAGACCCGAGCGCAGCAAGCAGGCCCGTTGCTCGGGCCTGCTCACCTCTCCGGACCTGAACATGCTGCAGCTGGCGTCGCCGGAGCTCGAGCGGCTCATCATCGCTCACAACGGACTGGTGaccacgccgacgccgacaccgaccaCGCTGTTCTCGCGGACCGCCACCGAGGAACAGGAACAGTACGCGCGCGGTTTCGTCGACGCGCTCGCTCAGCTtcaccagcagcagcaagcgcCTCAGCAGCAGCCACCTGCGCTCCAGCAGCACACCACGTCGGGCCCCGACATGTCCGACTCGGGCGCCTCGACCTCCAACGACAGTTTCATCCTGCCTTCGTCGTCCGAGCACTCGGCAACGGGCGGCGACGTTAAAGACGAACCCCAGACGGTGCCTCGGCTGGGCGCCACGCCGCCGCTGTCGCCCATCGACATGCGCGACCAAGAGAGGATTAAGCTGGAACGGAAGAGGTTGAGGAACCGAATCGCGGCATCAAAGTGCCGTAAGCGAAAGCTGGAGCGCATCTCGCGGCTCGAGGAGAAAGTGAACGCGCTCAAGAGCGAGAACGCCGAGCTCGGCTCCATGGTGAGCCTGCTTCGCGACCAGGTGTGCCGGCTCAAGCAGGAGGTGATGACGCACGTCAAGCAGGGCTGTCAGATCATGGTGTCGTCGTACGCGCCCTAG